A stretch of the Archangium violaceum genome encodes the following:
- a CDS encoding cold-shock protein — protein MATGNVKWFNDAKGFGFITQDGGGEDLFCHHSAIQTQGFRSLQEGQKVEFDVARGPKGLQAQNVRPA, from the coding sequence ATGGCAACTGGTAATGTGAAGTGGTTCAACGACGCGAAGGGTTTTGGATTCATCACGCAGGACGGCGGGGGCGAGGATCTCTTCTGCCACCACAGCGCGATCCAGACCCAGGGCTTCCGCTCCCTCCAGGAAGGGCAGAAGGTCGAGTTCGACGTCGCCCGTGGCCCCAAGGGCCTGCAGGCGCAGAACGTCCGCCCCGCCTGA
- a CDS encoding Lrp/AsnC family transcriptional regulator: MKGTSNSLRKHAAEPALDRIDFAILEALQNNARLSNKELAAEVGLAQSSCLARVNRLRETGVLKSFHAEVDARAVGIGLQAMIAVRLRQHSRELVEEFRRHALSLPQVLAVYHVAGANDFLVHVAVRDADHLRDLGMDAFTTRSEVAHMETSLIFEFVRNPGLPLTPEPSQRRTRKPPR, from the coding sequence ATGAAAGGAACATCGAATAGCCTGCGGAAGCACGCGGCGGAACCCGCGCTGGACCGAATCGACTTCGCCATCCTGGAGGCCTTGCAGAACAATGCTCGGCTCTCGAACAAGGAACTGGCCGCCGAGGTGGGGCTCGCGCAGTCGAGCTGCCTCGCGCGAGTGAACCGGCTGAGAGAGACCGGCGTGCTCAAGTCGTTCCACGCGGAAGTGGACGCGCGAGCGGTGGGCATCGGGCTCCAGGCGATGATCGCCGTGCGGCTCCGGCAGCACTCACGCGAGCTGGTGGAGGAGTTCCGCCGCCACGCGCTCTCCCTTCCCCAGGTGCTGGCCGTCTACCACGTGGCCGGAGCCAACGACTTCCTCGTCCACGTGGCCGTGCGGGACGCCGATCACTTGCGAGACCTGGGCATGGACGCCTTCACCACCCGCTCCGAGGTGGCCCACATGGAGACGTCCCTCATCTTCGAGTTCGTGCGGAACCCCGGGCTGCCGCTCACCCCCGAGCCCTCGCAACGGCGGACTCGAAAACCGCCTCGATGA